A genomic window from Glaciihabitans sp. INWT7 includes:
- a CDS encoding heme-binding protein, with product MTEQQSFEIERRFDEFEVRRYPAHVLVQVTVDGDFLRAGNLGFRPLIRYISGRNARALRIPMTAPVTQEPLGDHSHTVSFVLPDGTDPSTVPLPTDAAVATVAVPAGRVAARRFGGGWTDARFEQNGEALLAAVEIAGLVPEGNLYFARYDPPWKPGFLKHNEALVRVHGEAAPTR from the coding sequence ATGACCGAACAGCAATCCTTCGAGATCGAGCGCCGTTTCGACGAATTCGAAGTGAGGCGCTATCCGGCGCACGTTCTCGTGCAGGTGACCGTGGATGGCGACTTCCTCCGTGCCGGCAATCTCGGGTTCCGCCCGCTCATCCGCTACATCAGCGGTCGGAATGCCCGGGCCCTTCGCATCCCGATGACGGCGCCCGTGACGCAGGAGCCGCTCGGCGACCACAGCCACACCGTGAGTTTCGTGCTGCCCGACGGCACCGATCCGTCGACGGTTCCCCTGCCGACGGATGCCGCCGTCGCGACTGTCGCGGTACCGGCCGGCCGCGTCGCCGCCCGCCGTTTCGGTGGGGGCTGGACGGATGCCCGCTTCGAACAGAACGGTGAGGCGTTGCTCGCCGCGGTGGAGATCGCCGGACTGGTTCCGGAGGGCAATCTCTACTTCGCGCGGTACGACCCCCCATGGAAGCCCGGATTCCTCAAACACAACGAAGCCCTGGTGCGGGTGCACGGGGAGGCGGCGCCTACGCGCTAG
- a CDS encoding HlyD family secretion protein — protein MTWASRLKLFTGIIGVLIIAAGLTLVFNQRQSQTTSTSASLEAERYPVGIDYGGTVISSLVKDGDRVTKGETLFTLQSPSLQADLAKGLLKPETITYTVTDDGIITLTAAVAGTVADVTTEAGSFVQAGQVLATIDRAGSLFVTAEFRLTGREYSRVEDGAAVKILLPNQTVIEGKVESVDVETVQGDAQTTVKVSSDGLVDGAYNGLVKRGTPVSASLALRDDGILSGVSDGFFAFIHKIGL, from the coding sequence ATGACCTGGGCCAGCCGTCTCAAACTCTTCACCGGAATCATCGGGGTGCTCATCATCGCCGCCGGTCTCACCCTGGTGTTCAACCAGCGGCAATCCCAGACCACCAGCACTTCCGCCTCCCTCGAAGCCGAGCGCTATCCCGTCGGCATCGACTACGGCGGCACCGTCATCTCGAGCCTCGTGAAAGACGGGGACCGGGTCACGAAGGGTGAAACGCTCTTCACCCTGCAGAGTCCCTCGCTGCAGGCCGACCTGGCAAAGGGGCTGCTCAAGCCCGAGACCATCACCTATACGGTGACCGATGACGGCATCATCACGCTCACGGCAGCCGTGGCGGGAACGGTGGCGGATGTGACGACCGAGGCCGGATCCTTCGTGCAGGCCGGCCAGGTGCTTGCGACGATCGACCGGGCGGGTTCGCTCTTCGTGACCGCCGAATTCCGGCTCACCGGTCGCGAGTACTCGCGGGTGGAAGACGGCGCCGCGGTCAAGATCCTGCTGCCCAATCAGACCGTCATCGAGGGCAAAGTCGAGTCCGTCGACGTCGAGACCGTTCAGGGTGACGCCCAGACCACCGTGAAGGTATCGAGCGATGGACTCGTGGATGGCGCCTACAACGGGCTCGTGAAACGGGGCACGCCGGTGTCGGCCTCGCTCGCCCTGCGTGACGACGGAATCCTCTCCGGGGTCAGCGACGGTTTCTTCGCCTTCATCCACAAGATCGGACTCTGA
- a CDS encoding RNase H family protein, with product MTIRAAADGSALGNPGPAGWAWYVDDSCWAAGGWKHATNNQAELTAVLQFLRATSHLDDDLLILCDSQYVINCVTKWMPGWKRKGWRKADGKPVMNVELLQEIDAELPGRRYRFEWVKGHANHPLNEAADSRARAVSEAYQRGAAIPSGPGFVRAGESAVARPSDTLLAAAPEEPPPAVLFDLDEPVPAETVDVVVTLSAAEFERLSARARTRGVRPDQVLRDLI from the coding sequence ATGACGATCCGTGCCGCCGCCGATGGCTCCGCCCTCGGCAACCCCGGCCCGGCCGGCTGGGCCTGGTACGTGGATGACTCGTGCTGGGCCGCCGGTGGTTGGAAACATGCCACCAACAACCAGGCTGAGCTGACGGCGGTGCTCCAGTTCTTGCGTGCGACCTCGCACCTGGACGACGACCTGCTCATCCTCTGCGACAGCCAGTATGTGATCAACTGCGTGACCAAGTGGATGCCCGGGTGGAAGCGAAAGGGCTGGCGAAAGGCCGACGGAAAACCGGTGATGAACGTCGAGCTTCTGCAGGAGATCGACGCGGAGCTGCCTGGTCGGCGCTACCGCTTCGAGTGGGTGAAGGGTCACGCGAACCATCCCCTCAATGAGGCAGCGGATTCGCGGGCCCGCGCCGTCTCCGAGGCCTACCAGCGCGGGGCAGCGATCCCTTCTGGGCCGGGCTTCGTGCGTGCGGGGGAGAGTGCGGTCGCGCGCCCGTCAGACACGCTTCTGGCAGCGGCGCCGGAAGAGCCCCCTCCCGCGGTGCTGTTCGACCTCGATGAGCCGGTCCCGGCGGAGACGGTCGACGTGGTCGTGACCCTCAGCGCCGCCGAATTCGAACGACTGTCGGCGCGGGCACGGACCCGCGGCGTGCGCCCTGACCAGGTGTTGCGCGACCTGATCTGA
- a CDS encoding glycosyltransferase — MTTLNSPRQRLVAPPDYIEPEPVERAVESTKSQSPSLVMLVLIATVGILAYAWFLLNPASRGDWLPYSMVILAESILIAQALLSMWTILSGSQDPRDFAFHNARAVLFHDAEPVGRGSMRVYDRRRMYLDGERVSVDVFITTYGEPLEVIRETVTAALAIRGSHVTWVLDDGRSDEVRDLAESLGARYVRRLTSGGAKAGNINHALAISSGQFFAIFDADFVADPEFLVETVPFFANANVAFVQTPQTYGNLHNVISRGAGYMQSVFYRFIQPGRNRFNAAFCVGTNVIFRRTAIDDVGGLYTDSKSEDVWTSLMLHERGWNTVFIPMTLAVGHAPDTVEAYTKQQLRWATGGFEILFRHNPLARGRKLTLDQRLQYLVTASFYLTGICPLLLLLVPPLEIYFDLRPMNLSTTVFTWLLYYSGFYVMQIVLAFYTMGSFRWETLMLATASFPIYVAALVNVLVGKEQKWSATGDRTTVSSPFNFMIPQVLFFTFLALTSVVAIYRDLDNGFLTLATAWNVTNTVILGSFVIAAMGESRSAKVAARAARRVERADSAILSPKEVSA; from the coding sequence ATGACAACGCTCAATTCTCCTCGTCAGCGCCTGGTCGCGCCGCCGGACTACATCGAACCCGAACCGGTGGAGCGCGCCGTCGAGTCGACGAAGTCGCAGTCCCCGTCGCTCGTCATGCTCGTTCTGATCGCGACTGTCGGCATCCTCGCCTACGCCTGGTTCCTGCTCAATCCCGCGAGCCGCGGTGATTGGTTGCCCTACTCGATGGTGATCCTCGCCGAGTCGATCCTCATCGCCCAGGCGCTGCTCTCCATGTGGACGATCCTCTCGGGGTCGCAGGACCCCCGGGACTTCGCATTCCACAATGCCAGAGCGGTGCTCTTCCACGATGCCGAGCCGGTCGGCCGCGGCAGCATGCGGGTCTACGACCGCCGCCGCATGTACCTCGACGGCGAACGCGTCTCGGTCGACGTCTTCATCACCACCTACGGGGAGCCGCTCGAGGTCATCCGCGAGACCGTCACTGCCGCTCTCGCCATCCGTGGCTCCCACGTGACCTGGGTTCTCGACGACGGTCGGTCCGATGAGGTGCGGGATCTCGCCGAGTCACTCGGTGCGCGTTACGTACGGCGGCTCACCTCCGGCGGAGCCAAGGCCGGAAACATCAATCACGCCCTCGCCATCAGCTCCGGCCAGTTCTTCGCCATCTTCGATGCGGATTTCGTGGCCGACCCCGAATTCCTCGTGGAGACCGTGCCATTCTTCGCGAATGCGAATGTCGCCTTCGTGCAGACTCCGCAGACCTACGGCAACCTTCACAACGTGATCTCCCGCGGCGCCGGCTATATGCAGTCGGTGTTCTACCGGTTCATCCAGCCGGGCCGAAACCGCTTCAACGCGGCATTCTGCGTCGGCACCAACGTGATCTTCCGCCGCACGGCAATCGATGATGTCGGCGGCCTCTACACCGACTCGAAGTCCGAAGACGTCTGGACCTCCCTCATGCTGCACGAGCGGGGCTGGAACACGGTGTTCATCCCGATGACTCTCGCCGTCGGCCACGCCCCCGACACGGTCGAGGCCTACACGAAGCAGCAGTTGCGCTGGGCGACCGGCGGTTTCGAGATCCTGTTCCGCCACAACCCGCTCGCCCGCGGTCGCAAGCTCACCCTCGACCAGCGTCTGCAGTACCTCGTGACGGCATCCTTCTACCTCACCGGCATCTGCCCGCTGCTGCTCCTGCTGGTGCCGCCGCTCGAGATCTACTTCGACCTGAGGCCGATGAATCTCTCCACCACCGTGTTCACCTGGTTGCTCTACTACAGCGGCTTCTACGTGATGCAGATCGTGCTCGCGTTCTACACGATGGGATCCTTCCGCTGGGAGACCCTGATGCTCGCGACCGCATCGTTTCCGATCTATGTCGCCGCTCTGGTGAATGTGCTCGTCGGCAAGGAACAGAAGTGGAGCGCCACCGGCGACCGCACCACGGTCAGCTCGCCGTTCAACTTCATGATCCCCCAGGTGCTCTTCTTCACCTTCCTCGCCCTGACCTCCGTCGTCGCGATCTACCGCGACCTCGACAACGGCTTCCTCACCCTCGCCACGGCGTGGAACGTGACCAACACGGTGATCCTCGGCAGCTTCGTGATCGCCGCGATGGGAGAGAGCCGATCGGCGAAGGTGGCTGCGCGGGCCGCCCGCCGGGTCGAGCGTGCCGACTCGGCCATCCTCTCGCCGAAGGAGGTCTCCGCATGA
- a CDS encoding nuclease-related domain-containing protein has product MDIRDAGGTQRTATALHTDESAAFSPPIDESPFSGPITTGPIHPGFSLTGAIDGEPFDVSAHLAAPAAESRVDFDPVLGEPDTTAIPTTASGASAGPSAAASAVASESGPWSIEPNLRARGPAYAVLQECLVRQESATTRGRLARVLGNNPLHPDARSWYSGALGEIVVAHALAQLGEAWTVLHSVPVGPGAPDIDHLVLGPAGIFTVTTHNHSGKKIWIGGSTFLVNGYKQEHMRTSAHEAERAARLLSSVTGRPVTVTPLIVVVNPASVTTGRKRPRVAVVSSNTLLRWLMRRPRVMSERAVAHFSMFAEERSTWQQEPVAVHDTSDQLARFERLRLEVDAARQRSRLWLLTLGVGAILITPVAIAEIVRLILSFMVVPAV; this is encoded by the coding sequence ATGGACATCAGGGATGCGGGCGGAACACAACGCACCGCGACGGCGCTGCACACCGACGAATCGGCGGCGTTCTCGCCCCCAATCGACGAGTCCCCGTTCTCCGGCCCCATCACCACCGGTCCGATTCACCCCGGATTCTCTCTCACGGGTGCCATCGACGGCGAACCCTTCGATGTCTCCGCTCACCTCGCTGCGCCGGCCGCGGAGTCGAGAGTGGACTTCGATCCGGTTCTCGGAGAGCCAGACACCACGGCTATTCCGACGACCGCGTCAGGTGCTTCTGCCGGGCCGTCCGCTGCGGCCTCAGCGGTCGCTTCGGAATCGGGCCCCTGGTCAATCGAGCCGAACCTGCGGGCACGCGGCCCGGCCTACGCGGTGCTCCAGGAATGCCTCGTACGGCAGGAGTCGGCGACAACGCGTGGACGACTCGCTCGAGTTCTGGGCAACAATCCACTGCATCCGGATGCCCGCAGCTGGTACAGCGGCGCACTCGGCGAGATCGTGGTCGCCCATGCTCTCGCCCAGCTGGGCGAGGCCTGGACGGTACTGCACTCTGTGCCCGTCGGCCCCGGCGCTCCCGACATCGATCACCTGGTCCTCGGACCTGCTGGCATCTTCACCGTCACCACCCACAACCACTCCGGCAAGAAGATCTGGATCGGCGGAAGCACGTTCCTCGTGAACGGCTACAAGCAGGAGCACATGCGCACCTCCGCCCACGAGGCCGAGAGGGCAGCCCGGCTGCTCAGCAGCGTGACCGGTCGCCCGGTCACCGTGACCCCGCTGATCGTGGTCGTGAATCCGGCATCCGTCACGACCGGGCGCAAGCGCCCGCGTGTCGCTGTCGTGTCGAGCAACACGCTGCTGCGCTGGCTGATGAGACGTCCCCGGGTGATGTCAGAACGCGCCGTCGCCCATTTCTCCATGTTCGCGGAGGAGCGCAGCACCTGGCAGCAGGAGCCGGTGGCAGTGCATGACACCTCCGATCAGCTCGCCCGCTTCGAACGACTGCGGCTCGAGGTGGATGCCGCCCGCCAGCGCTCCCGACTCTGGTTGCTCACGCTCGGGGTGGGGGCCATCCTCATCACCCCGGTCGCCATCGCCGAGATCGTGCGGCTGATTCTCTCGTTCATGGTCGTTCCCGCAGTCTGA
- a CDS encoding NAD(P)/FAD-dependent oxidoreductase — MDDCDAIVVGAGPNGLAAAVVLARAGLSVRVYERESTIGGGARTEELTLPGVLHDVCSAVHPQALSSAFFRAFELDKRVDFVIPEISYANPLDNGRSGIAWRDLDRTADGLGVDGAAWKSLLRPLVERADEVAQFAGSQVLQLPRHPLTLAILGLRILEQGTRGWDVRFREDLAPAMLTGVNAHAIRPVPSLATAAAGLVLATAGHARGWPIPIGGSQSIVNALAADLLAHGGEIVTHTEVTSLAELPKAKVVLFDLTPRALARIAGDRLPARYRRALERFRYGNAVAKVDFALSAPVPWTDPRLAEAATLHVGGTREEVEISEADVAAGRHPADPYVLVSQPTPFDPSRAPKGTHVLWTYTHVPRGSTEDRSEAIMSKIERYAPGFRDTIIASSSRTALEVERHNPNYIGGDIAGGDVTIAQLLARPVLSPTPWRTAARGIYLCSSSTPPGPAVHGLGGYYAAMTALRDEFGVTRRPYLGLA, encoded by the coding sequence CTGTGATGCGATCGTCGTCGGAGCGGGACCCAACGGTCTCGCCGCTGCCGTTGTGCTGGCCCGCGCCGGACTCTCCGTTCGGGTCTACGAACGGGAGAGCACCATCGGCGGAGGAGCGCGCACCGAGGAGCTGACTCTTCCGGGGGTGCTTCACGACGTCTGCTCGGCGGTCCATCCGCAGGCGCTCTCGTCCGCATTCTTCCGCGCCTTCGAGCTCGACAAGCGGGTCGATTTCGTGATCCCCGAGATCTCCTACGCGAATCCCCTCGACAACGGCCGCTCCGGCATCGCCTGGCGCGATCTCGACCGCACCGCGGACGGCCTCGGCGTCGATGGTGCCGCCTGGAAGAGCCTGCTCCGACCGCTGGTGGAGCGGGCGGACGAGGTGGCCCAGTTCGCGGGCTCCCAGGTACTGCAGCTGCCTCGTCATCCACTCACTCTCGCGATACTCGGCCTGCGGATCCTCGAGCAGGGCACCCGCGGTTGGGATGTGCGGTTTCGCGAGGATCTCGCGCCGGCGATGCTCACGGGTGTGAACGCGCATGCGATCCGACCGGTCCCGAGCCTCGCGACGGCGGCCGCCGGCCTGGTACTCGCCACCGCCGGGCACGCGCGCGGCTGGCCGATCCCGATCGGGGGAAGCCAGTCGATCGTCAACGCCCTCGCGGCCGACCTGCTCGCTCACGGGGGAGAGATCGTCACGCACACCGAGGTGACCTCTCTCGCCGAGCTTCCGAAGGCGAAAGTAGTGTTGTTCGACCTCACCCCGCGGGCCCTGGCGCGCATCGCGGGCGACCGTCTTCCCGCGAGGTACCGTCGCGCGCTCGAGCGCTTCCGTTACGGCAACGCGGTCGCCAAGGTGGACTTCGCGCTCTCCGCGCCCGTGCCGTGGACGGATCCGCGGTTGGCCGAGGCGGCGACCCTCCATGTCGGTGGCACCCGCGAGGAGGTGGAGATCTCAGAGGCGGATGTCGCCGCCGGTCGTCATCCGGCAGACCCCTACGTGCTCGTGTCCCAGCCGACACCCTTCGATCCCTCGCGCGCGCCGAAGGGCACCCATGTGCTGTGGACCTACACGCACGTTCCCCGTGGGTCGACCGAGGACCGGTCCGAGGCGATCATGTCGAAGATCGAGCGCTATGCGCCGGGATTCCGCGACACGATCATCGCCTCGTCGAGCCGCACCGCCCTCGAGGTCGAGCGACACAACCCCAACTACATCGGCGGGGACATCGCCGGTGGAGACGTGACCATCGCGCAACTGCTCGCTCGTCCGGTGCTGTCGCCGACCCCCTGGCGCACTGCGGCGCGTGGCATCTACCTGTGCTCCTCGTCCACCCCTCCCGGCCCCGCCGTGCACGGCCTCGGTGGCTACTACGCCGCGATGACGGCACTCCGGGACGAGTTCGGCGTCACCCGCCGTCCGTACCTCGGACTGGCCTGA
- a CDS encoding NERD domain-containing protein: MTDLVARRGAESRRHGRAQDLTTESAQRAGFSFRGLFGRGGAPGTTRGWRSEAPTEFELGRQLMSLDERFTVLRAFDVFGELDADFVVVGPAGIFLITTRARSGAKVWVDEDVLWLNGRPTDQVRDARRAADRASARLSAIMGQSVRATPVIAVMDPLSLSFGGDPARRVVTLPADLVAQWLSECSRTLSDSAVAALSLVAEERATWGSLPNGSGLLSRVR, encoded by the coding sequence GTGACTGATCTTGTAGCGCGCAGAGGGGCCGAATCGAGGCGGCACGGTCGCGCGCAAGATCTCACCACCGAGTCGGCGCAGCGCGCCGGGTTCAGCTTCCGTGGTCTGTTCGGTCGCGGGGGCGCACCGGGCACCACACGAGGTTGGCGTTCAGAGGCACCCACCGAGTTCGAACTCGGGCGTCAGCTGATGTCGCTCGACGAGCGGTTCACCGTGCTGCGGGCATTCGATGTCTTCGGCGAGCTCGATGCCGACTTCGTCGTCGTCGGGCCTGCCGGAATCTTCCTCATCACCACCCGCGCACGAAGTGGCGCGAAGGTCTGGGTCGACGAGGACGTGCTCTGGCTGAATGGGCGCCCGACCGACCAGGTACGCGATGCTCGCCGCGCTGCCGACCGGGCGTCCGCCCGGCTGAGCGCGATCATGGGCCAGTCCGTTCGAGCGACTCCGGTCATCGCGGTCATGGACCCTCTCTCACTGTCGTTCGGCGGCGACCCTGCGCGTCGCGTCGTCACCCTGCCCGCTGACCTGGTGGCGCAGTGGCTCTCCGAGTGTTCCCGAACGCTCTCGGATAGCGCTGTCGCCGCCCTTTCACTGGTCGCGGAAGAACGCGCCACGTGGGGCTCGCTGCCGAACGGCTCCGGCCTGCTGTCACGGGTGCGCTGA
- a CDS encoding glycosyl hydrolase: MRARGSGAVGFVAVLVAVAALVSGCFPTGPSSTSSAVPPGPSSTVFPTSGIAPLVAAVPERTLKALPQARLDAGLLPPTNRWFSGLVFGTPSMPVFPLPLGFQLSTGGFSFGLPTVSTQPAVITGGFAPIIGADFGADSQVVTAYDTASVTIEQRDGSTRLGHTVIAEGSPFVSFTAAKTMTVTLGQPFTKPAGTGAWTTEIGGVTYGLVSAGALAEGGGSLRLTHGQSATWFVVATGGSVADFVTAGRHPVTGTTLTWASGGSKASTAISYATVGDAPTIVAAMPHQTAALAPGTSCAAGTYPSIYGELSACAVTTLGWTTPAIDPRGSLDLSKLAASQKARLAAQVTADVVSTRDEPADTYYGGKWLYRLVNLLEIATQVGADDAAAAITTKLVAAIDDWTDPKGCSTRDSRCFVYDATAKGIVGLQPSFGSDEFNDHHFHYGYFFYAAGVLAADNPELAARWAPVINLLAADLATTAKSSYFPVQRVFDAYAGHSWASGTSIFGDGNNQESSSEAVSAWNGLALWAAASAQPALETEARWMLSAEAASSKAYWTDFPLDASVYRGFDHTVTSLVWGGKRDYATFFSADPSAKLGIVVLPMSPVADYLGGDPARIAANLADSVPNGYDVVFGDFLLMYRALEGPDAAASALEATSVLNEDRIDDGNSRSYLLAWIMVHL; encoded by the coding sequence ATGAGAGCAAGGGGCTCGGGTGCCGTGGGGTTCGTCGCCGTGCTCGTCGCCGTGGCGGCGCTGGTGAGCGGATGCTTCCCGACGGGCCCGTCATCGACATCTTCGGCGGTCCCGCCGGGACCGAGCTCCACCGTGTTTCCCACCTCGGGCATCGCGCCCCTGGTCGCCGCGGTGCCCGAGCGCACGCTGAAGGCTCTGCCGCAGGCGCGCCTCGATGCGGGACTCCTGCCGCCGACCAACCGCTGGTTCAGCGGGCTGGTCTTCGGCACCCCTTCGATGCCCGTCTTCCCCCTTCCCTTGGGCTTCCAGCTCTCCACTGGCGGGTTCTCCTTCGGCCTGCCGACCGTTTCGACGCAGCCCGCCGTCATCACTGGAGGCTTCGCGCCGATCATCGGCGCCGACTTCGGCGCGGACTCCCAGGTCGTCACCGCCTATGACACCGCATCCGTCACCATCGAGCAGCGAGACGGAAGCACCCGTCTCGGGCACACCGTCATCGCGGAAGGCTCGCCCTTCGTCAGCTTCACCGCGGCGAAGACGATGACGGTCACACTCGGTCAGCCGTTCACGAAGCCCGCGGGAACCGGCGCCTGGACGACCGAGATCGGGGGAGTCACCTATGGTCTCGTCTCCGCGGGAGCCCTCGCCGAAGGCGGCGGATCGCTTCGGCTCACCCACGGTCAGTCCGCGACCTGGTTCGTCGTGGCGACGGGCGGATCGGTGGCGGACTTCGTCACCGCGGGCCGGCATCCGGTCACCGGCACGACGCTGACGTGGGCCTCGGGCGGCTCGAAGGCCAGCACGGCCATCTCCTATGCCACGGTCGGCGATGCCCCGACGATCGTCGCCGCGATGCCCCACCAGACCGCCGCCCTCGCCCCGGGCACCTCCTGCGCCGCCGGCACCTATCCGAGCATCTATGGAGAGCTCAGCGCCTGTGCCGTCACTACCCTCGGCTGGACGACTCCCGCCATCGATCCCCGTGGCTCGCTCGACCTCTCCAAGCTCGCTGCGTCGCAGAAGGCCAGGCTCGCCGCCCAGGTGACAGCGGATGTGGTCTCGACCCGAGACGAACCGGCCGATACCTACTACGGCGGCAAGTGGCTGTACCGCCTGGTCAATCTGCTCGAGATCGCCACACAGGTGGGCGCGGATGACGCGGCCGCCGCCATCACGACGAAGCTCGTCGCCGCCATCGACGACTGGACCGACCCGAAGGGCTGCAGCACCCGAGACTCCCGCTGCTTCGTCTACGACGCCACGGCGAAGGGGATCGTCGGGCTCCAGCCCTCGTTCGGCTCAGACGAGTTCAACGATCACCACTTCCACTACGGGTACTTCTTCTACGCGGCCGGAGTGCTCGCGGCCGACAACCCCGAACTCGCCGCCCGCTGGGCCCCCGTCATCAACCTCCTCGCCGCAGACCTCGCCACCACGGCGAAGAGCAGCTACTTCCCCGTGCAGCGGGTCTTCGACGCCTATGCGGGCCATTCCTGGGCGAGCGGAACCTCGATCTTCGGTGACGGCAACAACCAGGAGTCCAGCTCAGAGGCCGTGTCGGCCTGGAATGGTCTGGCGCTCTGGGCTGCAGCGAGCGCGCAGCCCGCTCTCGAGACCGAAGCCCGGTGGATGCTGTCGGCCGAGGCCGCCTCGTCCAAGGCCTACTGGACCGATTTCCCCCTCGATGCGAGCGTCTACCGGGGTTTCGACCACACCGTCACATCCCTCGTCTGGGGTGGCAAGCGTGACTACGCCACCTTCTTCAGTGCCGATCCGAGCGCGAAGCTGGGAATCGTGGTGTTGCCGATGAGTCCCGTGGCCGACTATCTGGGAGGTGACCCGGCGCGAATCGCCGCCAATCTCGCCGACTCCGTGCCCAACGGCTACGACGTGGTCTTCGGTGACTTCCTGCTGATGTACCGGGCACTCGAAGGGCCGGATGCCGCGGCATCCGCTCTCGAGGCGACGTCGGTGCTCAACGAGGACCGCATCGACGACGGCAACAGCCGCTCCTACCTGCTGGCCTGGATCATGGTGCACCTGTAG
- a CDS encoding 1-acyl-sn-glycerol-3-phosphate acyltransferase has product MPSARRARPEPIYRSAITLGRGLFGFWRLRRRGSGLENLPDSGGAVLAMTHFGYLEFALIEWATWMHNRRRIRFLATKRAFDKPGVGWLLRGMHHIPVDMGRGAEAYAEAVAALRAGELIGVFPEAGVSASFEVRELKTGAVRLAAEAGVPVIPVAVWGGQRLMTKNHPVPFRQRFGVEISYAVGTPITVGTGDDPQSVTEALRVTMQSMVDSLQADYPVDGTGQWWQPRSRGGTAPTPAEAAAADAARALRREQARPTATGAP; this is encoded by the coding sequence ATGCCTTCCGCCCGCCGTGCTCGTCCGGAGCCGATCTATCGCTCCGCGATCACACTCGGGCGCGGTCTCTTCGGTTTTTGGCGCCTTCGCCGCCGTGGGAGCGGGCTCGAGAATCTTCCGGACAGCGGCGGTGCCGTGCTGGCCATGACCCACTTCGGCTATCTCGAATTCGCGCTCATCGAGTGGGCGACCTGGATGCACAATCGCAGGCGCATCCGCTTTCTCGCCACCAAACGTGCGTTCGACAAGCCGGGTGTCGGCTGGCTGCTGCGGGGAATGCACCACATCCCGGTGGACATGGGACGGGGTGCCGAGGCTTACGCCGAGGCCGTCGCCGCACTGCGGGCAGGCGAACTCATCGGGGTGTTCCCCGAGGCGGGGGTCAGTGCGTCATTCGAGGTGCGCGAGCTCAAGACCGGAGCCGTCCGGCTCGCCGCCGAGGCCGGGGTACCGGTGATCCCAGTCGCCGTCTGGGGCGGCCAGCGCCTCATGACCAAAAACCACCCGGTTCCATTCCGGCAACGTTTCGGGGTCGAGATCTCCTACGCCGTCGGTACACCGATCACCGTCGGGACGGGCGACGATCCCCAGTCCGTGACGGAGGCCCTTCGGGTGACCATGCAGTCGATGGTGGATTCGCTGCAGGCCGACTATCCCGTCGACGGCACGGGTCAGTGGTGGCAGCCGCGATCTCGGGGAGGCACCGCACCGACGCCGGCCGAAGCCGCTGCGGCGGATGCCGCCCGCGCGCTGAGGCGGGAACAGGCCCGACCGACCGCTACAGGTGCACCATGA